The bacterium genome includes a window with the following:
- a CDS encoding sulfite exporter TauE/SafE family protein — LYTPAKLFDNLVPWLILAAALLLAANEPVARWVNGLGGGRRGARWWLGAIAFQFVVGLYGGYFGAGIGILMLAALGLLGLTDIHQMNGLKNFLALSINGVAIAAFVFSAQVVWTVVPLMAVGAVLGGLAGSALAHRVGRRAARRTVVAIGFLLAAWYFLKTYGALDGLL, encoded by the coding sequence TGCTCTACACGCCGGCGAAGCTGTTCGACAACCTCGTGCCGTGGCTGATCCTCGCCGCGGCGCTTCTGCTCGCGGCCAACGAGCCGGTGGCGCGCTGGGTCAACGGGCTCGGCGGCGGGCGGCGCGGCGCGCGCTGGTGGCTCGGGGCGATCGCCTTTCAGTTCGTCGTCGGCCTCTACGGCGGCTACTTCGGCGCGGGGATCGGCATCCTGATGCTCGCCGCGCTCGGGCTGCTCGGCCTGACCGACATCCACCAGATGAACGGGCTGAAGAACTTCCTCGCCCTGTCGATCAACGGCGTGGCGATCGCGGCGTTCGTCTTCTCCGCGCAGGTCGTCTGGACGGTCGTGCCGCTGATGGCGGTCGGCGCGGTCCTCGGCGGGCTGGCCGGCTCGGCGCTCGCCCACCGCGTCGGCCGGCGCGCCGCGCGGCGGACGGTCGTGGCGATCGGCTTCCTCCTCGCCGCGTGGTACTTCCTCAAGACGTACGGAGCGCTCGATGGACTCCTTTGA